Proteins encoded by one window of Rutidosis leptorrhynchoides isolate AG116_Rl617_1_P2 chromosome 7, CSIRO_AGI_Rlap_v1, whole genome shotgun sequence:
- the LOC139857861 gene encoding uncharacterized protein translates to MHWAWKNCTYRYKGHYTRGDHGYPTIMLEAVASYDLWIWHAYFGPAGSNNDINVLNQSDLFNDLLQDNAPACNFSVSGCNFTKGYYLTDGIYPEWATLVKSFKSPPTLECAKFKRFQEAARKDIERAFGVLQGRWAIIKNPSRQFYVERIRRIMHTCVILHNMITEDNGRARRSIEENYRPARRTRRSIEERVQAHIRVNKELRDSTIHHLLRQKLIEHIWNLPANFRVRHVPQVGPSGTTANDDEDEDEDYEEDEDEDNEKDEDCYNDDE, encoded by the coding sequence ATGCATTGGGCATGGAAAAACTGCACATATAGATACAAAGGTCATTATACAAGAGGCGATCATGGATACCCAACAATCATGTTAGAAGCGGTAGCATCGTATGACTTATGGATTTGGCACGCTTATTTTGGACCCGCCGGTTCAAACAACGACATCAATGTGCTTAATCAGTCCGATTTATTTAACGACCTACTTCAAGATAATGCACCTGCGTGTAATTTTTCGGTTAGTGGGTGTAATTTCACTAAAGGTTATTATCTAACCGATGGGATATATCCTGAATGGGCGACTTtggttaagtctttcaaaagtccaCCTACCCTTGAATGTGCAAAATTTAAAAGGTTCCAAGAAGCTGCCCGAAAAGATATTGAACGGGCCTTCGGAGTGCTTCAAGGTCGTTGGGCAATAATTAAAAACCCTTCCCGACAATTCTATGTTGAAAGAATCCGAAGAATTATGCACACTTGtgttatattacacaacatgatcacCGAGGACAACGGAAGGGCAAGGAGATCAATAGAAGAAAACTATAGGCCCGCTCGTCGTACAAGGAGATCAATTGAAGAAAGGGTTCAAGCGCACATTCGGGTTAATAAAGAATTGCGAGATTCCACCATTCATCATCTACTAAGACAAAAGCTCATCGAACACATTTGGAATCTTCCTGCAAATTTCCGTGTTCGACACGTACCACAAGTTGGGCCTTCCGGTACAACCGCCAATGATGACGAAGACGAGGACGAGGACTACGAAGAAGACGAAGACGAGGACAACGAAAAAGACGAAGACTGTTACAACGATGATGAGTAG
- the LOC139857862 gene encoding uncharacterized protein, whose amino-acid sequence MGPKLDSLTKYAIDAASSDFGNVALNLLDMIDLEEEEEEIVEPIPRAPRRFLYRDREGTGMRLWNDYFSDNPTFPGDYFRRRYRMSRSLFIRICLGIINYSQEPIPDYFLYFHQRRDATGLLGFNIFQKCTSAIRQLAYGTAPDAFDEYLHMGQQTSYECLNNFCKSVYHLYAIKYLRKPTPQDVQRLITAHAEVHEV is encoded by the coding sequence ATGGGTCCAAAATTGGATAGTCTCACAAAATATGCAATAGATGCTGCGAGTTCGGATTTTGGTAATGTCGCACTCAATCTGCTCGATATGATAGatctagaagaagaagaagaagaaatcgtCGAACCGATCCCAAGAGCGCCTAGAAGATTTTTATATAGAGATCGAGAGGGAACCGGTATGcgcttatggaatgattatttttcaGATAATCCCACTTTTCCCGGGGATTATTTTCGCAGACGTTATAGAATGAGTCGGTCACTCTTCATACGCATTTGCCTAGGTATAATTAATTATTCTCAAGAACCTATTCcggattattttttatattttcatcAAAGGCGGGATGCTACCGGGTTGCTTGGTTTCAATATTTTTCAAAAATGCACATCCGCGATACGACAATTAGCGTACGGTACTGCACCTGATGCTTTTGATGAGTACTTACATATGGGTCAACAAACGTCATACGAATGTttgaataatttttgtaaaagtgtaTATCATTTGTATGCTATTAAATATTTGCGAAAACCGACTCCACAAGACGTACAACGTCTTATAACTGCGCATGCTGAAGTACACGAAGTCTAG